The Thermococcus stetteri genome has a segment encoding these proteins:
- the cas7i gene encoding type I-B CRISPR-associated protein Cas7/Cst2/DevR: protein MKAIEVVTLTKVEGANLNSNGTEGVIAVLKKVRDPVDGREYVRISGQSVKYHLRALLKEFGWELSQVVPKSESNQKVIVSLGEPHKYIDDDLFGYMIAKKVDGKNATLRRTAVVRTNGMVSLFPYQEDRDFGVRYDPSGDNHNIYETEITTNVMRANFFIELDRLGVFKEGLEVPKLEGLEAKKERDTTGKDVTLYLLPKEERERRLKALLEAIMQYHGGAKLSNFFTKVYPEVMVVALLKRKIPVIGDALRVKPGYVDGKLVLDVDLLKETIETFEDNIEKLYVGLFENRFANVEELKKAFEGMNKVEVLSMRELRERIQNIELGG, encoded by the coding sequence ATGAAGGCAATTGAGGTCGTCACCCTGACCAAGGTCGAAGGTGCGAACCTGAACTCGAACGGAACCGAGGGGGTGATAGCGGTCCTCAAGAAGGTGCGTGATCCGGTTGACGGCAGGGAGTACGTGAGAATCAGCGGCCAGAGCGTCAAGTACCACCTGAGGGCCCTTTTAAAGGAGTTCGGCTGGGAGCTCAGCCAGGTCGTCCCCAAGAGCGAGAGCAACCAGAAGGTCATAGTCTCACTCGGGGAGCCTCACAAGTACATAGACGATGACCTCTTTGGCTACATGATTGCCAAGAAGGTCGATGGGAAGAACGCCACGCTGAGGAGAACCGCCGTCGTGAGGACTAACGGCATGGTATCACTCTTCCCCTATCAGGAGGACAGGGACTTTGGGGTTAGATACGACCCGAGCGGGGACAACCACAACATATACGAGACCGAGATAACCACCAACGTCATGAGGGCCAACTTCTTCATAGAGCTGGACAGGCTCGGAGTCTTCAAGGAGGGCCTTGAGGTGCCCAAGCTTGAGGGCCTCGAGGCTAAAAAGGAGAGGGACACCACTGGAAAGGATGTTACACTCTACCTCCTCCCGAAGGAGGAAAGGGAGAGACGCCTGAAGGCCCTGCTTGAGGCGATAATGCAGTACCACGGTGGGGCCAAGCTGAGCAACTTCTTCACGAAGGTCTACCCCGAGGTAATGGTGGTTGCCCTGCTGAAGCGCAAGATACCCGTCATTGGAGATGCCCTCCGCGTTAAGCCCGGCTACGTTGACGGAAAGCTCGTCCTCGATGTTGACCTCCTCAAGGAAACGATTGAGACGTTCGAGGACAACATAGAGAAGCTCTACGTCGGCCTCTTCGAAAACCGCTTCGCCAACGTTGAGGAGCTGAAGAAGGCCTTTGAGGGGATGAATAAGGTAGAGGTTCTCAGCATGAGGGAGCTGAGGGAGAGGATACAAAATATTGAGCTCGGTGGGTAA
- the cas5 gene encoding CRISPR-associated protein Cas5 — translation MLGLVVEVKPLQAHFRVPYNSLLLDSYPFPPRTTAIGMIAGAMGLPEEGFIRLLEELKYGVIVEDPGARVEETAAIFKNANAPIYPITKVLYHRPYYRMFFAGDEKLVEKAYDALLDPVFTPYIGDSESLLYPAKREWVGLVDVEKGEESTLKSIIPAEEYARGARFLVMRRNNLTPREYRMPVNFTYSGKSRRAIYQRVIAFAGGFVELASPVSVLLFDKEPVFVF, via the coding sequence GTGCTTGGCCTCGTCGTGGAAGTAAAGCCCCTGCAGGCGCACTTCAGGGTCCCCTACAACTCCCTCCTACTCGACAGCTACCCCTTTCCACCGAGGACCACGGCGATAGGCATGATCGCGGGAGCCATGGGTCTGCCCGAGGAGGGCTTCATAAGGCTACTCGAAGAGCTTAAGTACGGAGTAATAGTCGAAGACCCCGGTGCCAGGGTGGAGGAGACCGCAGCCATATTCAAGAATGCCAATGCTCCCATCTACCCAATAACGAAGGTGCTCTACCACAGGCCTTACTACAGGATGTTCTTCGCCGGCGACGAAAAGCTGGTCGAGAAGGCCTACGATGCCCTCCTCGACCCGGTCTTTACCCCCTACATCGGGGACAGCGAGAGCCTTCTCTATCCAGCAAAAAGGGAGTGGGTGGGGCTCGTTGATGTTGAGAAAGGCGAGGAGAGCACGCTGAAGAGCATCATCCCGGCTGAGGAGTACGCCAGGGGCGCGAGGTTCCTCGTCATGAGGAGGAACAACCTGACGCCGAGGGAGTACAGGATGCCCGTTAATTTCACCTACAGCGGGAAGAGCAGGAGGGCAATCTACCAGAGGGTCATCGCCTTCGCAGGCGGCTTCGTAGAGCTGGCCAGCCCGGTGAGCGTGCTACTCTTTGACAAGGAGCCGGTTTTCGTGTTCTGA